The sequence below is a genomic window from Betaproteobacteria bacterium.
CCTCGAAACAGCGGGCGGTGATCGGTCGCAGGTAGAGGTCTTCGATTTCGACGCAGAAGTGGATCAGTTCGCCAATGGCCGCCAGCCCGGAGAGGTCGATATCGTCGATGCTGCGGTGGAAGGCGTCGGAACTGCGCGCCACTTCGTCGGTGATGAGCTGCTGGATGGTACTGCCGGTGCGCTCGATCTGGGCGCGCACCCGGGTGCGGGACTGCTCCAGGATGACCCCCACCGCCGCGAGAAAGATGACCAGGGCGAAGACGGTGATGCGGATCAGGAGACTGCGTTTGAGATCCATGGCGGGCAGGGGGCCGACGGGGGAGAAGCGCCTATGGTAAGGCATGGCCCGCGGCGACTACTCCGGCACATACACCAGGGAGCCGTCCTCCAGACGGTAGGCGACGCCGGCCTTGACGCCCCGGCCCTGGCCGGCGCTGCCGTCGGCGCGGAAGCGCTCGACCTTCATCCCGTCGCGGGTGACGATTTCCATGTCCCCCCGCCCGGCGTTGCGGATGACTGTCACCTTGTCCACGCCGAAGGCATTCATCGGGTTGGCCGCCACCGCCAGGAGCAGGGCGGCGATGAGCACCAGAAAGACATCGATGAGATTGACCACCGACAGCAGGGGGTCGTCGCCCTCGGGGTCGTCGTCCAGGGTCAGGCGCATGCCTTCTCCCTTGCCTCGCGTTCCAGGGCCAGCAGGTCGCTGGCGTACCAGCGGCGCCGCACGTGGGCCACGGCGTAGGTCAGCGCCGAGGCGACCAGGGCCAGGATGACCGCCGAAAACGCCACCGTGAGGCGCGTGGCCACTTCCGGGAGCTGCCCCTCGCCCAGGGCGCGCAGCGCAGGGCCCATGGGGATCATGGTCGCCACCAGACCCAGCATGGGCGCCACCCGGGTAGCGATGCGCACCAGTTCCAGGCGGGCCACCGCTTCCGCCTCCAGGGCGGATCGGTCGAGGAAGGGGGCGACGCGGCTGAGATGGCACAGCTCGAAAGCTTCGGGCACCCCGCGCCGACGCTGCACAGCCTGCCACAGGAAGGCCCCCAGGGCATAAAAGGCGTAAAGGAAGAGCAGGGCGATGACCAGCAGGACGGGGACCAGGAAGACCTGGCTCAGGTCGTACATCAGCCCCTCCAGGGAGGCTCCAGGGCCGGAAAGAAAAATGGCGTTCATGGGCGGGGCGAGAGATCAAGGGCGGGGCCGCGGGGCAGGAAGCGCTGGCGCAGGATGCCGGCCACGAAGGCGGCGGCGATGAGGAAGGCGATGCCCCAGGGGGCAGCAGGCCAAGCGGGCAATGGCAGGGCCTGCCGGGGAATCAGCCGCTGGCCGGCGGCCGGGGACAACTCGGCCGCGGGCGGGGGGGACGCTTGGCCGGAGGGGAGTTGCGCAGCGGTGGGGGCCTGCTCACCGGCCAGGCGCATACGCAGCGCCGGCGCCTGGGGCAGGCTCGCATTCTCGCCCCGGGGCGGACCCGCCAGGGCGGCGGCGGTCGGGGTGCCCGCCCCCAGGCCAGCCTGGTCCCGGGAGCCGGTGTGGTAGCCGCTGCGCAGGAATTCCCTGGCTTCCTCGTTGCCCTCCGCGGCGGCGGCACGGAACCAGGTCATCGCCTCGGCCTCGTTCTTCGCCACGCCATGGCCCAGGTAGAGGGCGGTGGCGTAATGCAGCTTGCCGATGGGGGCGTAGTGCGGATCGTCGCTGGTCGCGGCCCGACGCATGAGTTCCGCCGCCCGCACGGGATCCCGCGGGGTACCGGTCCCGTCCTCCAGCAGAAGCGCCTTCCAGATCATGGCGCCGACGTAGCCGGCGGCGATGCACTTGTCGAAAACCTTGTGGGCGCTTTCGTGGTCGCCGCACTTCTCCAGCAGATAACCCCGGGCGCAGGTCACGAGGCTGGCGGGAAGATCGACGGTGTATTCCAGGGTCTGATCCCCCACCACGCTGGCCAGGTCACTGGGGTCGCCCGGCGTTGCCGCTCCGCCACAGAAGCGGCCCGGGCCATCGGCCAGGGCGGGGGACGCCGCGGCCGTCAGGGCCGCGGTCAGCCAGGGCAGCAGGGCTCTGAGGATGGGGGGCATCGCGTTCTCCCGACGCTTTGAGGATAGGGGGAGAGTACGTGGCCGCCCCAGGGCGGGCATGAGCAAAGTCCCCGGGGGCGGGAGGGCAATTTGCCCGGTCCCATGCGCTGCACGGGCCCCTGGAAGCCCTGGTAATAAAATCACTTCTGCTTTCACCATGCGAAAGCGGGGTAATCGGCGTCAGATTACTGTTCCTTCTCATGCCGCCATCCTCCATGTCTTGGTCGCCCGCTCGTTGTTCCGCCCGCAAATGCCAGCACTCCGGCCCCCATCCCCCCCATACAGCCGGTCATTCCCCGCCTGCCCGAACAGGCGGTCGTTGCCGGCCCAACCGATCAAGGTATCGTTGCCGTCCCCCGCCAACACGATATCCGCCCGCTGCGTCAGCCAGACCGAATCGTTCTCCGCGCCCAGGCGCCGCACGCGGAACTCCTGCAACAACGCTGCGATCCCCGCCGTCTGCGGCAAGGACTCCACCACGGAATCGAAAGCGGCGAGCCCCACCCAGTTGCTTCCGGAAAGGAAGGCGCTCGCGTAGCGGTCCAGGTCCAGCAAATCCCCCAGGAACCCCTCCGGGTCCGTCCCCCGCCGCTCCTGCAGCGCCGCCTCGATCCCCGCCGCATCCAGGCGCAGGCCGGTCTCGTCGATGACCAGCTCGATGCGATCCAGATAAGGCCGCAGCCGGGTCTGCAGCACCAGGCTCGCATAGACCGATTCCCGCAAGCCGTCGTAGGCCTGCTGCAGGAGATCCAGCTGTGTCTGGGCAAACTGCACCCGCAAGGTAGGCCAGCCGCCGATGGCCAGGGCCGCCGCCCCGCTGCCACCGCTCCCCGCCTGCACCGCCAGGCCCCAATTGGCCCCGGCGGTCTCGCTCCTCACCCCCGGCAAGTTGAAAAAATACTGCCCGTTGAACGCCTCCAGCACCGCAAGCTTCTGGCGCCACGCCGCGATCAGGGCGCGATACTCCTCCGACAGGCTGCTGTTCCCTGCATCGGTCAGGAGCCCGGCCCCGAGAGCGACCTCGCTGGCCGTATGGGTGGCGCTGGCGACATGGCTGGAGCGGCGCACCCCGCCAAAGGCCTCGTACAGAATGCGGAACCTCCCCTCGGCCCGCTCCTCCAGGGAGTCCATGCCGGAAGTCCCGGCCCAGGCCGTGAGCAGCGCATCCAGCAGCGCCTGCTGCGCCTCCCGGGTCGTGGCGCCCTGAAAGGCGGCCAGCACCCCGGCCAGATCGCCGGAAAGGGCCGCCGCCTGCTGCAAATCCCGCACGTTCCCGGAACCGCCCATATTGGGCAGGGCCTGCAAGGCCTCGGGGACGGTGATGGCATCGGCGAACTCGGTATCGAAAGTATCCAGGGCCAGGCGGAACTCCCCCATACCCGAGACGGTGCCATCGGCCCGGGTGAAGCTGCCCTCCCGGGAAAGCGTATTGCCATTGGCCAGCCCCTGGTTCCTGAGGGTATGGGCCAGATCGAGGGCCACGATGCCGGCCTCCGCCAGGGAGATCAGTTCCCCCTCGCCGGTCAGGCCATCGGGGGCGCCGCCCTCGGGGGAAGCATCGCGCCACAGTCTCAGTTGAGCAAAGGCAGGATCGGAAGCATCGATGACGCCATCGCCATTGGCATCCAGGGCGGCGAGGGCGGCAAAGCCGTTGGGGGCCAGGGTGCCGTTGGGCAGCGGAGTGAAGTCGCCGAACAACTCGGCGCCGGTGTCGATGCGGCCATTGGCGTTGCGGTCCCAGACGAGGAGGGCATCGCCCCCGCCGACCCAGCCGGTCCCGGTGAGAACGCCGTCTCCGTTGTGGTCGAAGTGGATGTGGGCGGAAAGGCCGAGCGTTTCTAGGCCGTCGCCGTCGAGGTCGAGGAGGAGGGGGTCGCGGGGGGGTGAATATCGCTTACCCGCGCAGTAATTTTGAGTAGCCGGTAACGCGATTGGGTTTCCTGGAAAACCCATCATTCTGCTTAATGTGCTACTTAGCTTAAGTAGCATTGCAAGATTTTTCGCTTCGTTTTCACCATTATCGAAATTATCGTCAAATACTTTTTTTGGAAGGAAGAAAAATCCTATAACACCTGGAGTATTTGAGGCTAATCCGACGGCGAGTCTCTCCAGGTCGTTGTGGGTCTTGTCAGACTGTTCCCATATCAAATATTGCTCGGCAATTCCAAATGCAGACCCCGCGATGCCATAAGTCGTTGTCGCAGTGGTTCCAAGTGGAAGGCCAGACGTTCGGTCAATTAGCGCAGAATAAATAAGATCTGCCGCGGTAAAAGTATTGCTCAGGTTGTTTAACACCGATACGTTATTATTGCAGCTCATTTTCGCTCTCCTTTTGTTTTTCACGGGAACCAGTGACGAATGTCTTGTAAACAAATATAAGCAAGAAAATACAACCCGCGAGCGTAAAGGCAAAGAAACGTCCAGGCCTCTCTAGAAATAAAATTAAGATAAGGATGCTAATAATCAAGAGCGCAAAGACGAAGAAACCGATCTTATTGATGTTCACCCCGCCCTCCTCCACGTTTCTTCGTTCGCGCAACAACTGACCCATAGATTGGTCTCTCCATCCCCCAGGGCTTCCGCACTCGGCCCGCAATTCCCTCTGTCATTTCCCCATGAAGAATTTCGTTCACGATCAGCGCCTTATGCATACATCTTGTGAACCCCTTGGAAATCGCGTCTACTCTCGTCTTTTGGATGGACGCCATGGCTGCGAAGAAGGGGGTGACACTGTTGGACTGCCTGAAGGAAATTGAGGACCCGCGGCGACCGAGCAACGGGAAGCTGCATGACTTCCAGGAGATTCTGGTGATGGCGATCGCTGCGGTGCTCTCCGACTGTGACACGGTGGAAGAAATCGCCTGGTGGGCAAGAGAACGGGAGGAGATGCCTATAGGCATCGTACGGGCCGTTTTCTTGTCCTGGAAGATTGGACTGGCCTGCTTCGTTTATCGCTAACCGCTGAGCCTCAAACGCGTCGAGAAATACCTGTTCTGCGATATTTGGTTGTTTTGCCATATCTCACCTATCGTAAATGGTTGCAGTCACTGCACACTAGGTTTTCGTTGCTTACGTAAATTGTCATGGAACACCGATGGGAATTCTTTCTGAAGCTGCACTCTCGAATTACCTCTTTGCTTTCGGCTACTGTAGAAAGCTTTGCTTTTAATTTATTTAACCCATGCTTCGGGTTGCAGCTAATGAAAAAATCTGCATCCCGTCCATCCCTTGAATATAATATTTCTTCATTGTTTATTTCAATTGAAACAATTCGCGTTCCATCTGAAATGCGCACCCAGATATCTGCGATACTTAATAATTCAATTGTCGCGTAAATTGAGATTGAGATAATTGAAAATAAAGCTAAATAAATAATATGCCGGCTCTTCCCGTTCTTCATATCGATCCTTTTTGAATGACGTGAAGCACTTTTCTACTCGAAATACTAACTTTTCAGAAAGCATTGTCACAAACATGATAAAATATGCTAATGAAATGCAAAAGAACTACCGACGGTCGTAAGCACGGCCGAGCCGCCCTGCCGGTGATGCGGCAACAGGCGATCAAGGCCATCCGTGAGGGGCAGGACGTGAACAGCGTTGCCGCCGCCTACGGCGTCAATGTGCGCAGTGTCTTTCGCTGGCTGGCCGATTTTGCCAACGGTGGGCAGAACGCGCTGTTGTCCAAGCCGATTCCGGGGCGCCCGCCGAAGGTAAGCGCGGATGAAATGCGCTGGCTGGCCCAGGCGGTGAAAGACCATACCCCGCTGCAATTCAAGTTTGCCTTTGGTCTGTGGACGCTGTCGCTGATCGCCGCGCTGATCGAACGCGAATTCGGCAAGAAGCTCTCGCTGGCCTCGGTCAGCCGCATCATGAAGCTGTTGGGCTTCTCGGCCCAGAAGCCGCTCTACCAAGCATGGCAGCAGGATGCGACCCTGGTGCGGGCCTGGGAAGCGGAAATCTACCCGGCGATCCGTGCCGAAGCCAAGGCCGCCGGAGCGACGATCTACTTTGCCGATGAATCGGGCATCCGTTCCGACTACCACACGGGGACGACCTGGGCGCCGGTAGGCGAGACCCCGGTGGTGGAAGTGACCGGGCGCCGCTTCTCCCTGAACATGATCTCGGCCGTCAGTCCGCAAGGCGAATTCCGCTTCATGCTGCACGACGGCACGGTCAATGCCGAAGTCTTCCGGGAATTCCTCAAGCGCCTGCTGATCGGGGCTGAAAAGCCGGTGTTCCTGATCGTAGATGGTCATCCGATCCACAAGGCGAAACTGATCAAGACCTTCGTCGAGGCCCAGAACGGCAGGCTCAAGCTGTTCTACCTGCCGCCGTACTCGCCCCAGATCAATCCTGACGAGCAGGTCTGGGCACACGTGAAACGCCAGGTCGCCCGGCAACTGGTGCAGTCCAAAGACGAGATGAAGCGGTTGGCCCTCGGGGCCCTGCGCCGAATCCAGAAGTTGCCCGGGTTGGTGAAATCCTTCTTTCGCCAGCCCGAGTGCCAATATGCCGCTGAATGACATTGTTTATGCAAAGGTTAGTAAATTGCTATGTAGTAGATAATTGCCGCCGTTATGGCAGCCCAGAAATATAATATTTTAGGTAGAAATATAGGAAAATATAAAACCGTTGCAATGCAAGATCCAACCCTCATTGTTCCCCCTCTACGCCATAGTTCTCGTAGCCATGTTTTCTCATGCTGGAACTCTGGAATTGCTGGCATCAGCTGTGCCCCACTAAGCCATCCCCACCATATAATAAAGAATAGTGCTATTCTAATTGGCATGCCGGCGCTGCCGAAAAGAAGAGGCAGAATTGCGGTTGATATGGCTATTAACTGAAAATATAAATTCGAGAATCGACGCGTGGTTCTTGGCGAATTATCATGTGTAGTATTCTTATCGTTCATTCAGAAACCTTCCTAGAACTTTAGAGGTCAATTTCACAAATTCTCCTGGTGCAATAGCTGCTTGGGACATGGAATCGCACAGGCCACGGTTTCTGCTCATGCAGCCATCCTCCTTGCATCGTTCGCTGGCCCGCCGCTTCGTCGACGTTGTTTCGCCATCCAACCCCTATCGATCCCCGCCGCATCCAGGCGCAGGCCGGTCTCGTCGATGAGCAGCTCGATGCGATCCAGATAAGGCCGCAGCCGGGTCTGCAGCACCAGGCTCGCATAGACCGATTCCCGCAAGCCGTCGTAGGCCTGCTGCAGGAGATCCAGCTGTGTCTGGGCAAACTGCACCCGCAGGGTAGGCCAGCCGCCGATGGCCAGGGCCGCCGCCCCGCTGCCACCGCTCCCCGCCTGCACCGCCAGGCCCCAATTGGCCCCGGCGGTCTCGCTCCTCACCCCGGCAAGTTGAAAAAATACTGCCCGTTGAACGCCTCCAGCACCGCAAGCTTCTGGCGCCACGCCGCGATCAGGGCGCGATACTCCTCCGACAGGCTGCTGTTCCCTGCATCGGTCAGGAGCCCGGCCCCCAGAGCGACCTCGCTGGCCGTATGGGTGGCGCTGGCGACATGGCTGGAGCGGCGCACCCCGCCAAAGGCCTCGTACAGGATGCGGAACCTCCCCTCGGCCCGCTCCTCCAGGGAGTCCATGCCGGAAGTCCCGGCCCAGGCCGTGAGCAGCGCATCCAGCAGCGCCTGCTGCGCCCCCCGGGTCGTGGCGCCCTGAAAGGCGGCCAGCACCCCGGCCAGATCGCCGGAAAGGGCCGCCGCCTGCTGCAAATCCCGCACGTTCCCGGAACCGCCCATATTGGGCAGGGCCTGCAAGGCCTCGGGGACGGTGATGGCATCGGCGAACTCGGTATCGAAAGTATCCAGGGCCAGGCGGAACTCCCCCATACCCGAGACGGTGCCATCGGCCCGGGTGAAGCTGCCCTCCCGGGAAAGCGTATTGCCATTGGCCAGCCCCTGGTTCCTGAGGGTATGGGCCAGATCGAGGGCCACGATGCCGGCCTCCGCCAGGGAGATCAGTTCCCCCTCGCCGGTCAGGCCATCGGGGGCGCCGCCCTCGGGGGAAGCATCGCGCCACAGTCTCAGTTGGGCAAAGGCCGGGTCGGAAGCATCGATGACGCCATCGCCATTGGCATCCAGGGCGGCGAGGGCGGCAAAGCCGTTGGGGGCCAGGGTGCCGTTGGGCAGCGGAGTGAAGTCGCCGAACAACTCGGCGCCGGTGTCAATGCGGCCATTGGCGTTGCGGTCCCAGACGAGGAGGGCATCGCCCCCGCCGACCCAGCCCGTCCCGGTGAGGACGCCGTCACCGTTGTGGTCGAAGTGGATGTGCGAGGAAAGGCCGAGCGTTTCGAGACCGTCGCCGTCGAGGTCGAGGATGAGGGGGTCGCGGGGGTAGATCCAGCGTTTGGCGCGGTTGTAGAGATCGTTCTGGGCACGGCTCTGCTCCCGCTCAAGGACCTCCTGACGGTAATCGTTCAGCTCTCGCTGTTTCCTGTCTGGAGCGGGATTCGACCAATTCCATTCACCGTAATCAGGGCGTGGGGGTGTCTCATACCACCTGCCGTCAGATTCGTTGTACCAGTAGTTTCCTACATTACTTGGCCCGCAGGAAAAATCAGCCGTGCAGTCGCCCGCATTCGGGCTGTAGAGTGATAGTCTCAATAGCCAACCTGCGGGGCTGGCGAACCATGCATTAATAAGTCCAGTAGTACCCATGGTTACCTCTCAATGAAAATAAGAACAATTAAGAAACATGCGATCAGCCCTATTGCGGCCCATAATTGAATTAACTTAATTACCTTGAAATCGCTAGCTTTATTTGTGACTGCTTTCCTCATGCTGGCAAAGGCAATAATTAGAACAATAAGTACGATTTCAACTGCTATCACAATGTCCATTTTTGGCGGCCTTGGTTCAAGTTAATGGCAACAGCGAATTTCCAAGTTACTGCGCCCGCATCGGGATTAATCTTCCCGGAATAATTGACAGCCTAAACAAATTTATTTGCCATACTGATGAGGCTGGGTAGTCTTCTTTGGGCTGCAACTCATCTACAGTCTCCTAAATGACAATCAGTGCGATCAGAACGGAAAGCCAAAGAAGCGTCGCTTTCAAAGGGCGCACGTACGGCGAATAGATGACGATACCGGCGATGCGGAAAAAGCCCGACGATGTTGCGATCCGATGGGAGACTTGGGAGCGGATCTCCTCGAAAGACGCACGATGCAAGCGCTCCAGTTGAACATTTGCGTGCCATATGCCCCAGAACAGCGCGGCAATCCACGCAATGAGCCGAAGGACTTCTGTTGGCGCCATCAATGCTCCTCCTTCACCAAACTCATATGCACTCCCCCTTGCCCCATATTCACCACCTCATCCACCTGCAAGCCCCGTGGTACCTGGTGGGTGATGAAAATCATCGTCACCTTGCCCTTGAGGCGGTTGATCGTGTGCGCAAAATGTTCGGCGGTCTGCTGGTCCAGGTTGGAGATGGCTTCGTCGAAAATCAGCACCCGGGGGCGTTTGAGCAAGGCACGGGCGATGGCGATGCGCTGGCGTTGACCACCGGAGAGCCCGGTGCCGCGTTCGCCGATTTCGCTCTGGTAGCCCTGGGGCAGTTTCTCGATCACATCGTGGATTTCTGCCGCCCGGCACGCGGCGATGACTTCCTCGAAGCTCGCGTGGGGGTGGGCCATGACCAGGTTGTCGTACACCGTGCCGGAAAAGAGGACGGTTTCCTGGGGGACGACGCCGAAGGTGGCGCGCAACTGGTTGGCCGCCAGTTGGCGGATATCGCGCCCGTCCAGGGTGATCTGCCCTTCCTGGGGCCAGTAGAAGCCTTGCAGCAGCTTGGCCAGGGTGCTCTTGCCGCAGCCGCTGGGGCCCATCAGTACGGTGAGCTTGCCGACCGCGAGAGTGAGGTTGAGGTTGCGGTAAAGCCAGGGGTGCTGTTCGGTGTAACGAAAACCAAGGTCGTGGAGGGTGATGCGGCCTTCGCCGCCCGCCGCGCGCTGTGGGGTGAGGGCGACGGGTTCCTGTGGCATGTCCAGAATGTCCCCCAGGCGCTTCACTGAAATGCTGGCCTGCTGGAATTCCTGCCACAGCCCCACCAGCCGCAACATAGGCTGGCTCATGCGGCTGGCGAACATCTGGAAAGCGACCAGCATGCCGACGGTCATTCCCGCCTCGGGCTGCATCACCAGCCAGGCGCCGACGATGAGGATGGCCAGGGTCATCACCTGCTCCAGCCCGTTGGCGACGACGTTGTAGGTGTTGCCGACCTGCTTGGTGGCGAATCCGGCGGCGAGGTATTGGGCGAGGTAGCCGGCGTAGCGCTTGCCGATGTCCGGTTCCAGTTGCAGGGATTTCACGGTGCCCATGCCGGCCAGGTACTCGGTGAGAAAGGCCTGATTGCGTGCACCCAGGAGGAACTGCGTGTCGAGCCGCTGGCGAAAGATGGGCACCATGAACAGGCTGGCGGTGACGATCAAGGCCATGATGCCCAGGGCGATGAGGGTGAGCTGCCAACTATAGGCAAACATCACGGCCAGAAAGACCACCAGGAAGGGCAGGTCCAGCACCAGGCTGACCGCCGCGCCGGAGATGAATTCGCGCAGTTGCTCCACGCCGTGCAATCGGGCGACCAGGGTGCCGGTGGGGCGCAGCTCGAAGTACGGCAGGGGCAGGCGAAGCAGATGGCCCAGCACCTTTTCGCCCAGTACGGCGTCGATGCGCGCGCCGGTGTGCAGGATCAGGTATTGGCGCAGCCAGCTCATGCCGCTGGTGAAGAACATGAAGACCACCAGGGCGACGCCCAGGACGAGGAGGGTGCTCTCGCTCTGGTGGGCGATGACCTTGTCCACGATGACCTGGGTGAAGAGCGGGGTGGCCAGGCCGACGAGCTGAATGGCGAGGCTGGCGAGGAGCACGTCGCGCCAGATGGTGCGGTGGCGCAGGAGTTCGGGAACGAACCAGGAGAAGCCGAAGGGCCTTTCGCTTTTCGCGGCGGGAGTTGCCGCTCCCGCCACTGCTCCGGTGGACTCGCCGATCGGCGGCTCGGCCTCGGCCACCAGCAGGATCAGTGGCAGACACTGGGTGTCGAGGGCTTCCTTCTCCAGCGGTACGGGGTTGCCCTGGCCCGGGCGTACGCAGGCCAGCCCGTGCGCACTGTGCTTGACGACCAGGGTCGCGGACAGCACCGCGCCCTGAAGGGCATCCGCAGCGCTCTCGGGCGCCGCGACCGGCGGGGCCTGGGATTGCGGTTCTGCGTCCGGCCGGGTCTCGAAGAGCACGAAGGGAGGCGGCAGGTGCGACCAGTCGTCTGCCGGCCAATCGACCAGGGCAGCTTTGAGCCCCAGCACCTCGAGGGCTTCGATCAATGCGGGAACGTCGAGCGGGGGCGCGAAGCGCCGCAGGATCAGCGTGGCATCGAAAGGGCGGCGGTGATAGCCGGTAAGGCTGCCCAATAGCCACAGCGCCGATGCGGTATCGATCGGCGCGCAGGGGGCGAGGGGGAGGTTCGGCGAGGCGGGTGGCATGCACTGTCGTCCTGAACGTCATCGACAAAAGACGTGGGCATGATTGCGACAGAATGCCGTTAATCTGTCAATGTCATGGGGGTGCAGGGGTGAGAGCGTGCAGGCGGTTTCTGGTTTCCTTGAGCGGAGCCGGGCGTCGCAGGGGGCTCGGGAGATGACGGGCTCTCGGAAGGGCACCGGGAACGCGATGGCAGGTTCGGTTTCGGATCGACCGAGTGCATAAAATCCGATCAGCCGTGTTCGTCAAGCCGATGCGGGGCCGATTGCCTTGCCTATGGTGGCCCAGGAGCCGACCCTTGGTGGTGAATTGCGTCTCGATCGTGCCCTCTCCTTACGCCGCAAGGGCGCGATCGAGGATTTCCCGGGTATTACGGGGAAACGGGGACGCCACT
It includes:
- a CDS encoding IS630 family transposase, whose product is MKCKRTTDGRKHGRAALPVMRQQAIKAIREGQDVNSVAAAYGVNVRSVFRWLADFANGGQNALLSKPIPGRPPKVSADEMRWLAQAVKDHTPLQFKFAFGLWTLSLIAALIEREFGKKLSLASVSRIMKLLGFSAQKPLYQAWQQDATLVRAWEAEIYPAIRAEAKAAGATIYFADESGIRSDYHTGTTWAPVGETPVVEVTGRRFSLNMISAVSPQGEFRFMLHDGTVNAEVFREFLKRLLIGAEKPVFLIVDGHPIHKAKLIKTFVEAQNGRLKLFYLPPYSPQINPDEQVWAHVKRQVARQLVQSKDEMKRLALGALRRIQKLPGLVKSFFRQPECQYAAE
- a CDS encoding MotA/TolQ/ExbB proton channel family protein, which codes for MNAIFLSGPGASLEGLMYDLSQVFLVPVLLVIALLFLYAFYALGAFLWQAVQRRRGVPEAFELCHLSRVAPFLDRSALEAEAVARLELVRIATRVAPMLGLVATMIPMGPALRALGEGQLPEVATRLTVAFSAVILALVASALTYAVAHVRRRWYASDLLALEREAREKACA
- a CDS encoding peptidase domain-containing ABC transporter, with translation MPPASPNLPLAPCAPIDTASALWLLGSLTGYHRRPFDATLILRRFAPPLDVPALIEALEVLGLKAALVDWPADDWSHLPPPFVLFETRPDAEPQSQAPPVAAPESAADALQGAVLSATLVVKHSAHGLACVRPGQGNPVPLEKEALDTQCLPLILLVAEAEPPIGESTGAVAGAATPAAKSERPFGFSWFVPELLRHRTIWRDVLLASLAIQLVGLATPLFTQVIVDKVIAHQSESTLLVLGVALVVFMFFTSGMSWLRQYLILHTGARIDAVLGEKVLGHLLRLPLPYFELRPTGTLVARLHGVEQLREFISGAAVSLVLDLPFLVVFLAVMFAYSWQLTLIALGIMALIVTASLFMVPIFRQRLDTQFLLGARNQAFLTEYLAGMGTVKSLQLEPDIGKRYAGYLAQYLAAGFATKQVGNTYNVVANGLEQVMTLAILIVGAWLVMQPEAGMTVGMLVAFQMFASRMSQPMLRLVGLWQEFQQASISVKRLGDILDMPQEPVALTPQRAAGGEGRITLHDLGFRYTEQHPWLYRNLNLTLAVGKLTVLMGPSGCGKSTLAKLLQGFYWPQEGQITLDGRDIRQLAANQLRATFGVVPQETVLFSGTVYDNLVMAHPHASFEEVIAACRAAEIHDVIEKLPQGYQSEIGERGTGLSGGQRQRIAIARALLKRPRVLIFDEAISNLDQQTAEHFAHTINRLKGKVTMIFITHQVPRGLQVDEVVNMGQGGVHMSLVKEEH
- a CDS encoding SEL1-like repeat protein, with the protein product MPPILRALLPWLTAALTAAASPALADGPGRFCGGAATPGDPSDLASVVGDQTLEYTVDLPASLVTCARGYLLEKCGDHESAHKVFDKCIAAGYVGAMIWKALLLEDGTGTPRDPVRAAELMRRAATSDDPHYAPIGKLHYATALYLGHGVAKNEAEAMTWFRAAAAEGNEEAREFLRSGYHTGSRDQAGLGAGTPTAAALAGPPRGENASLPQAPALRMRLAGEQAPTAAQLPSGQASPPPAAELSPAAGQRLIPRQALPLPAWPAAPWGIAFLIAAAFVAGILRQRFLPRGPALDLSPRP
- a CDS encoding DUF2149 domain-containing protein, whose product is MRLTLDDDPEGDDPLLSVVNLIDVFLVLIAALLLAVAANPMNAFGVDKVTVIRNAGRGDMEIVTRDGMKVERFRADGSAGQGRGVKAGVAYRLEDGSLVYVPE